TTAAATGCCAGCGCAACGAAGAATGCGCCTACTATAACCAACACATAATCGAACCCATGCCGGAGCAGCGGCGGCATCGGTTCTCTACGGTATTTATTTGCCATCATCATATTGTCCAACTCTCCCTGAACATTTGTCCCGTTTATTTAACCGATTGGAGTATAACACTAGGCACCCACCGTGTAAATGAATGCCGGATAACGTGTTACCAGAGTAAAGCGTCTATGTATAGTCTCATTCATTCCACCGTTTCTATCCATGAAAAAAAGCAGGGCACCCCTGCTTTTTTCACCGTTGGATTGACTCCTGTTCTTCCAACACCTCATGAAGAAGTTTCAGGACATCATCTCTCATATGTTCCCTCTCCATAGCAATAGAAAGAGTTGTTTTAATAAAGCCAAGTTGATCACCAACGTCATATCGGTCGCCAGTGAATCGATACCCATACACCGGCTGCTCTGCATTCAAACGTTCAATGGCATCGGTCAATTGAATCTCACCGCCGGCGCCTGATTCCTGCGTGGACAACAAATCCATGATCTCGGGTGTGAATATGTAGCGGCCGATGATGGCAAGATTGGATGGGGCGTCTTCCACATTCGGTTTTTCAACGAAGCGCTTCACCCCGTAACGACGATCCTGCTGCTCCTCAGGGTCGATAATACCGTACCGGAAGGTCTCTTCTCTCGGCACTTCTTTAACACCAATCACAGAAGCCCCTGTTTCTTCATACTGTTCCATCAACTGCTTTAAACATGGCTTATCGGCACGCACAATATCATCACCAAGCAGAACCGCAAAAGGCTCATTACCTATAAATTTACGCGCGCACCAGACAGCATGACCGAGCCCCTTCGGCTCTTTCTGGCGAATATAGTGG
This sequence is a window from Bacillus sp. SB49. Protein-coding genes within it:
- the galU gene encoding UTP--glucose-1-phosphate uridylyltransferase GalU produces the protein MKVKKAIIPAAGLGTRFLPATKAMPKEMLPIVDKPTIQYIVEEAIESGIEDIIIVTGKGKRAIEDHFDHAFELEENLFKKGKIDLLQEVKQSAKVDIHYIRQKEPKGLGHAVWCARKFIGNEPFAVLLGDDIVRADKPCLKQLMEQYEETGASVIGVKEVPREETFRYGIIDPEEQQDRRYGVKRFVEKPNVEDAPSNLAIIGRYIFTPEIMDLLSTQESGAGGEIQLTDAIERLNAEQPVYGYRFTGDRYDVGDQLGFIKTTLSIAMEREHMRDDVLKLLHEVLEEQESIQR